A DNA window from Theobroma cacao cultivar B97-61/B2 chromosome 5, Criollo_cocoa_genome_V2, whole genome shotgun sequence contains the following coding sequences:
- the LOC18599633 gene encoding 50S ribosomal protein L17, chloroplastic yields the protein MAMAMAITTDSGSSGWSMVSLKSALPPLTSTTSSIKLPCRRRSTKCPQLVRSFTALSPVNPLHSLGFSDLNNFEHNFTIIDNGCRFYAMRHGRRVPKLNRPPDQRRALLRGLTTQLLKYGRIKTTRARASAMRKYVDKMITLAKDGSLHKRRQALGFIYEKQIVHALFAEVPDRYGDRNGGYTRIIRTLPRRGDNAPMAYIELV from the exons ATGGCAATGGCAATGGCAATAACAACAGACAGTGGAAGTAGTGGATGGAGCATGGTATCTTTAAAGTCAGCTCTGCCGCCACTCACTTCCACAACTTCTTCAATTAAATTACCATGTCGCCGTCGTTCTACCAAGTGCCCTCAGCTTGTCCGTTCCTTTACTGCTCTCTCTCCTGTCAACCCTCTCCATTCCCTTGGCTTCTCTG ACCTCAACAACTTTGAGCACAATTTCACCATAATTGATAATGGTTGTCGATTTTATGCTATGAGGCATGGAAGAAGAGTACCTAAACTCAACAGGCCTCCGGACCAGCGACGTGCACTCCTACGAGGCCTCACAACTCAGCTCCTTAAGTATGGTCGGATCAAAACTACCAGGGCCAGGGCAAGCGCTATGAGGAAGTATGTTGACAAAATGATCACCTTAGCTAAGGATGGTTCTCTTCACAAAAGGAGGCAGGCTCTTGGCTTCATTTATGAGAAACAAATTGTGCATGCCCTCTTTGCTGAGGTGCCAGACAGGTATGGTGACAGAAATGGTGGATATACAAGAATTATTAGAACCCTGCCTAGGCGAGGGGACAATGCACCAATGGCATACATTGAACTTGTATAG
- the LOC18599634 gene encoding cytochrome P450 89A2, with protein METWFLFLLTISISLLLKAFLNLFYPSKKLHHTLPPGPATFPIIGGILWLRKSFFQIEPILRDLRPKLGPMVTIHIGPRPTIFVFDRSLAHQALVQSGSLFSDRPKALPTNKIMNTNQHSISSAFYGPTWRLLRRNLTSEILHPSRIKSYSHARKWVLEILFDGLQLKANTGEAVQVLAQFKYSMFCLLVLMCFGDKLSQDQIKEIEAVQQRVLLGFGRFNILNFWPRVTKVLLRKKWEQLYQLRKDQEDLLIPLIRARKKAKEEILNKKESDDCVLAYVDTLLDLELPEDKRKLEEGEIVTLASEFLNAGTDTTSTALQWIMANLVKYPYVQDKLLLEIKGVVGDGAEEIQEDDLQKMPFLKAVILEGLRRHPPGHFVLPHCVTEDTVLGGFLVPKNGTVNFMVADMAWDPKVWEDPMAFKPERFLRSDDSSGEVFDITGSREIKMMPFGVGRRICPGIGLALLHLEYFVANLIWKFEWKAIDGDEISLEEKQEFTTVMKTPLRAHMSPRER; from the coding sequence ATGGAAACTTGGTTCCTCTTCCTTCTCACGATCTCTATTTCTCTACTTCTCAAGGCCTTCCTGAACCTTTTCTACCCTTCCAAAAAGCTTCACCACACTCTCCCTCCAGGCCCCGCCACTTTCCCTATCATCGGCGGCATCTTATGGCTCCGCAAATCTTTCTTCCAAATCGAACCAATCCTCCGCGACCTCCGTCCAAAGCTTGGCCCCATGGTCACCATCCATATCGGTCCTCGTCCCACCATCTTTGTCTTCGATCGTTCCCTTGCTCACCAGGCTTTGGTCCAGAGTGGTTCACTATTTTCAGACCGCCCCAAAGCTCTTCCTACTAATAAGATCATGAATACCAATCAACATAGCATCAGCTCCGCCTTCTATGGCCCCACCTGGCGGCTTTTGCGGCGGAATCTGACGTCAGAGATCCTCCATCCTTCACGGATAAAGTCGTATTCTCACGCACGTAAATGGGTTTTGGAAATTCTTTTTGATGGTTTACAGTTAAAGGCTAACACTGGAGAAGCGGTTCAGGTTCTGGCTCAATTTAAATATTCTATGTTTTGTTTATTGGTTTTGATGTGTTTTGGTGACAAGCTTAgtcaagatcaaatcaaagagATTGAGGCGGTTCAGCAAAGGGTGCTGTTAGGTTTTGGAAGATTCAATATACTTAACTTTTGGCCTAGAGTGACCAAGGTTTTGCTTCGTAAGAAGTGGGAGCAGCTTTATCAGCTACGTAAAGATCAAGAAGATTTGCTGATTCCTCTGATAAGAGCAAGAAAGAAAGCTAAAGAGGAGATCTTGAATAAGAAGGAAAGTGATGATTGTGTTTTAGCATATGTTGATACTTTGTTGGATTTGGAGTTACCGGAGGACAAAAGGAAGCTTGAGGAAGGAGAAATTGTTACTTTGGCCTCTGAGTTTCTTAATGCTGGCACTGATACTACCTCCACAGCTTTGCAGTGGATCATGGCAAATTTGGTGAAGTACCCTTATGTTCAAGATAAATTATTGCTTGAAATCAAAGGGGTTGTGGGAGATGGGGCGGAAGAAATCCAAGAAGATGATTTGCAAAAGATGCCTTTTTTGAAAGCAGTGATTTTAGAAGGGCTAAGAAGGCACCCACCAGGGCACTTTGTGTTGCCTCATTGTGTGACAGAAGACACAGTCCTGGGAGGATTTTTGGTCCCAAAGAATGGAACTGTCAATTTCATGGTGGCAGATATGGCGTGGGATCCAAAGGTGTGGGAGGACCCAATGGCATTTAAGCCTGAGAGGTTCTTGAGAAGTGATGATAGTAGCGGGGAAGTGTTTGATATAACAGGGAGTAGGGAGATTAAGATGATGCCTTTTGGAGTTGGGAGAAGAATTTGTCCTGGAATTGGCTTAGCCCTGCTTCATTTGGAGTATTTTGTGGCaaatttgatttggaaattcGAATGGAAGGCCATTGATGGAGATGAGATTAGCCTGGAGGAGAAGCAGGAGTTCACAACAGTGATGAAGACTCCATTGCGGGCCCACATGTCACCAAGGGAGAGATAA